In Plasmodium relictum strain SGS1 genome assembly, chromosome: 7, the genomic stretch ATATTGATTTTGGTGAAACAGAAAAAAATGTagatttaaatgaattagatgaaataaattatgaatatatgaaaaaagatTTAAACAGTCATGAATATTGCGAAAAAGATATTAATCAAAAAGAAGAGAAATCATCTAAAAATGGTCTTGATAATTgtgataaaataaagaaaactCAGCATATAAATAAAGGTTATAAAGACATAGAACAAGAGGAGTTAGAAAAGAGAAGTGATGATTCAGAAATTGAGCATGATGCCAATGGTAcatacgaaaaaaaaaaattcattaaaaatagatTTAAAGATATAGCAGAAGAAGAGATATCTACTAGAACAGAAATAAGTAAAAACATGTTTGAATTAAATTGTGAACATCAAgatttattgttattatatttgtttttagaAGTTCTGTATTACTTAAATGATGATAATTTACCACTTGATGTTTCTGGTATTTATAGTAGAATGACTAAAGAATGCAcatatattcataaaaatgaaaagttCTTAGAAGAATTACATAAATGTAACGTATCTTATGaagatatagaaaaaataaagaaaaatgaaatttatataacattagatgtaaaaaaatcaagttacaaaaagttaataaagtTTATTCAGAACTGTgtgaaattaaaattaataaaagttaaagaaaaaagaaatattgtATCTAtagtaaatatatgtaaagaGAATCCCTTATTAACTTCATATAAACCTACACCTAtgaatgcaaaaaaaaaaaataatgagaatgaggatgaaaataaaaatgaaaatgaaaatccCAAGactgatttaattaataaaggtGCTCAAGTATTAGAATTTTATATGCCTACAAGTAAAACGTTGAATATATTTAGATATGTAGATGTTAAAACAGAAAAGaattcttattttaatataattcaattaaaagatatatttaaatcatatattaaattagaaaatttgCAAGATAAGAAAGATATGCatctaataaatttaaatgaaacgTTGCGTTTATCTCTATCTATTGATGATAAGGTTGATAGATTACCATATGAAACAATTTTAAATCAGTTTATTTCAACTCAACAACCATGTTATTCAATAATTAAACCTTATGCAAACTTTGATATTGAACCtatcaaaataataaaaggaaTATGTCCTTCTATTCATATTTATTCTGTTGCAAGAATGAAAGGTAAAAAATTCGTAACTCATATAACAAatctatatttatttcatttggatcttaataaattttctgaATATTTGCAAAAGCAACTAGCATGCTCTTGTACTATTTCAATTTCTCCatcaacaaaaaaagaagaagtaTTAGTTCAGGGTAATGTAGTCaatcaaatatataaaattttagtaaataattattatcttccaaaaaaatatatagtgtTAAACtcaaaaatgtaaaattaatgacatttttttgtatttaaggagctaattaatatttaattaaaaaaaaaaaaaatgtatattgcataaaaaataaaatgatatttttttaaaaatagctTAAAAAACATTGGAAAATTAAGGAGAAcaattataataaagaaaaaatgaattaacttttttatttttatatattcaattaaaaataaaaaaaaaaaaaaaaaaatgaatacagacacattattatatttctttttgaaataataataattaaaatatgctTATTACAAgctttttattcatatacaATTATAGAAATCTTAACTAAAACTAATTTTGAAATCcttcaaaatataattttttttgtttataaaaatgttatattttaataattaaactTTCATTGCTTTGTATGAAAACATATTTCTTTGTATATTCTTTAACCAATagcatatacatatatatatatgtttttattttttttaaaaacgcTACTAAAATTTATCTCTTTTTATCtactttaataattattctttttgtATGTCTTTTTtgctttattaaaaaaaaaaaaaaatcaaagctgtaaatataaataataaatcatgtattttttcttatatttataatcgcaaaataattcatataaaacttatataatatatatatatagctaacaaattataaaataaaaatacataagaataaatatatggcTTATTTAAAGAAgcataaagaaaatattatagtAAATAGTAATTgcgataaaaatattaatttcaaAAGAAATGACAAAAGTAaccaattaaaaaaaaggaaataaaaaaacatttaacacgtttttatatatatttaatatattaattatatttattaaaaatttttaacttcataaaatttaatgaattttgTATATCTGTATAAACTATCATAATAATACTTAGTTTTAATCATTTCAATTTATGTACATAAATTCtctgaaaatatattaatctttttgttactccatatatatatatttctagaaattttcttttttttaaacctATTTTCctcaattatatttatatatatttaaaatgtcATTCTATGATGCGcatcttcattttttggTTTGACAACCTTCTcccaatttttatataataaatcataaagcataatataattattcctCATATCTATGATAGTAATTTTAATATGAATCCATTCCTTTTCGTCTAACTCTCTAATAGCTTCTTGATAATCATAGACATTGGGATATTTTATAACTTTTGTTGATAGTTTTGCTCTTTccatataatattttacaaTGGCatcatataaattaaaagcaCTTTCTTCTACTCTAGCTAATTCTTGAATTGCTTCTTCTTGTATACCTACTCCAAAATTATTACCATCTTCTATTCTAGGAACATTTAATTGTATCCAAAGCTTAATATTTCcaattatttctattaattcAGATGCAtatgcttttattttttccaaTTCAGAATATATCTGTTTATGAGAAGGTACGTAATGAGTATACAAAACTTTTTCATcaattacaatttttttttcttcatgattaacataatttttcatattataatCTAATGtatctttctttttctctcTATCATCTAAATCATTTActttatgtttttttctaacattttcttctatacgatttactttatatttatatgaattacTATCTAAATCTTTTGTATCTAATATAGTTCCTGGTTCTGAATTCACATTTACTAAattgttaaaataaattattcttttagGTATTCTATCTTTTAATGAATCTATAGCTTGTTTAGTAACatcatatttaaatttattatactCTTCTCTTATTATCGGATCACTTGGTTCTATTTtgtctattttatttaacaaACCTTCCATTTCAataaatgttatattttttttatatgcacatatatttatatatatatatatataataatattttaaaatttttaaccTGTATATGTTTATCTGTTTCACTATTtattcaaatatattttattcacatatatttatatcatatatatgCAATTATTCATGGTTATATTAAATGTCATttcttaattatttatatttcaaatacatacatatattttttattttttttctcttttttattttttaattttttgttttttttttttttttcttatgacatattttatgttattttctttaaatttattttaaaataaacaattttattaattaaaaaaaaagaaatgattaatccattaaatttttttttttatctataacaaatatataattattattttataaatccAATTGAATTAAATCTGTAATACctctaaaaaattatcagtaaaaatataattttatgttcTTGTATAAATTCAgatatatatctatattttactttttatataaaaaaattatattaaaagaatatacataaaattatctaaaatttttaatttttttttaaaaattattctctgtataaaagtatatttttttttatgtgtttatataaatttatcttttcgttgaattaagaaaatatatttatctaaaaatagaagaaaaaaaaaaatagattaaATGAACACAAACTTAATTTGTATCCTAttgtatttaaattttaagtgaataacttttctttttttttagttaatgtatgtaaattatataatatgaaatttttacttttaaaaatacaaaattttatttataaaaaaaaatgttaattgttcttatatttatatataaaatattaaagaacatataatatatatattttttaaaaattttttaatttaaaaaaaaatgtacatTGCTTAGTaaaacttaatttttttttttttttaatacatgttttattatttataaaaatgttattcATGAACttcctttcttttttttacttttgaattttactaaatttatatttatatcgACACTgcttatacattttttttttttaaatacattaactatttaaaaaatagaatttcATATATAAGATATTTTGTTAcattaactttttatttttttatttttcttttgtgttaattataaaaatatatacaatagatgtacatatatatttttgtatgcAGACGTACTAAGATATAAGaaacactttttttttttagtattattTGAATCTATTAAAaggataaatattttattcatatttataaaaagatatttaagTTTATAAATTACTCTATTTTTAAGaatgaattaattaaaattcaaTATCCTTTTTTCATTAAGATAATTAGTAacctattttaaaaaaaaaaaaaataaataaaatgagttCTTAAAAGTTGCATTAATGTTTAGcattaaaacaaaaagaaaagaaagaaaagataattataaataaatgaaagcgctttatattcctttttttttttttctttttcatttaatatatattaataaatttaagagAATGAATAAgaatttcataattttttaataataaattatttttttttatacaagaAATAAAGATGTTTATTAAtggttataaaaaattatgaagtatttcttatttaaattgatattatttattttttccctAGATTTTtcagatgaaaaaaaaaacatcaatgtaataaataaagaattgtACTTGAATAAAGtgaatgataatataaaaagaaaaattaactatatatattttttaaaaaacaaatattcagaaaaaaaagaaaaaaaacaaagaaaattatataaattcctatttataaaaatgaatattaattttataaaaaatatgaataatttcaAATTATATGTTCGTGGAATAACTAATATCAAGCCGAAAACAAATAAATCAATAGCTAAACGatttaaaataacaaaaaatggaaaactaattagaaaaaaagcTGGTAGAAATCATAtgttaagaaaaaaaacttCATCTAATAAATCTTCATTAAGGAAAAGAACTACAATAGCTTCTGGAAGAAtagcaaaaaaatataaaagtgttatttttaaatagcactccattttatatatattctatttttttatttcaaaattacatttttttgtaaattttttttcatttgagtttttctttttgtttttttgtttaatttattatatatatatacatacatacacatttatctatattaaaaatatggtCATTTATATACCCAGTgttgtataattttttttaatcttattattttattttatttttttttttttaaattatataaacatataaagtgattaaaaaaaagtttatatgaaaaaaagaatataaaaaagtataattttatattcaattattttaagtgatacttaaaaaaagaataaataaataaatttattttgcacatattaaaattatgataaaaaatactATATTCATAATAGTATTCAGCAAGAAAGGTAATTTTATatgcatatttattttatgaaaaaagacATAGTTCAAAgtttacaaaaaaagaaaaaaaaaaaaaaaaaaagttaataaaggAAAGAtagaataattattaaatagcTGGAGTTTCAGaataaatgtttttatattcatgTATTAGTTGATTTAACTTtgctttaattttttttttttcactttgAGTCATCCTATCAATAAATAAGATGCCATTTAAATGATCATATTCATGTTGAAATATTCTAGAATGTATtccttttaaaatttttaaatgctTGTTTCCATTTAAATCAAAATAGCTAATTGAAACTATGCTTGGTCTTTCTATCTTTCCTTCAATATTTGGGAACGATAAGCACCCTTCAACTGcttttgttttaattaaacTTTGTTCAACTATACTtggattaataaaaattctctCATTTTCagcttttcttttttcatatagTGCATTCCATACTATAATTCTTTTACTTATATTTACTTGAGGTGCTGATAAACCGAttcctttattttcataCATAATATTAAACATACTTCTAATAGTATTCTATTAAAATaagaggaaaaaaaaaaaaaatatttataatatgcAATAAATATCCtatgtaattttttgaattaatatttattaataagaattattttttcatttatcgttatttaattattaatgtAGTTCACATCTTATATgttcctttttcttttttttacttttaaattttcatcaaAATTAACAACTTCTtcacatttttttcttagtaTTGGATTTGGATAtttaacaatttttatttctttatcattttcCCTTGTTAACTgaattattacattttttttcttgctagtattatttgttttatagtattttatgtaaaaattcacttttttattaattatatactCTAAAGATGTTGTAAAATAGTGttctattaatattaatattaaataatattttaatatatccaTTACAAAAAGCTTTCTACTTTtccataatatatttataaaagaaaaaaaatacatgtaATGTATTTATAACTTAcactattttataattattaatatttaaaaaaaaaaaaaaaaaaaaatagtttcattttttattatatttttcaattattcaatttaaatttttcatagTATGcgtgaattttttttttttttttctatagcttataaaaaatttaataaaactagattaagaaaatatataacttGCTATATTGAACaagaatgaaataaatataaaaataaataattaaaaaaaaaaaaggaaaaagaaaaagaaaaaagaaaaaaagaaatactatatattaatttttttaattaatgctatttttacattttatttattttttattatttcttttttttgataagCCCTTATAAATGttgttatataaaatttaataggttaaaactatatttttatgtaaattacaaatatatattcaaatttttaaaattttagtaAAATGTTTATGcaattaaaacatttttttatgttaatgcttattttaagaaaacaaatatttttattgtttctTATTTTACATTTGTTATTaagcataaaaaaaagaaaaaaaaaaaaaattatatatattaaaacagaaaaaagtgaaaataattactattattttactatataaacaaaaaaagaacatTTCATAGTTTTTAAGgatgaaattaataatgtgtataaaaaaaaaaaaaacaacaCAAAACAAAgctataaataaataaaagaaataaaagatattaaataagcagaatatatttttaaaataaaatattcttcTAATAATGATATCaaacaaatttttataagtttATGTGAATTTTATATAGttcagaaaaagaaaaattgatAATATCATAATTTTCCTTATTATTCTAACAatttacttaattttttttcttaaaattttcaattaCATTTTTCTTGCAATTCAGATTCATTGATTTTACTGGGTAATctcattttatttcttctattCATTATgaaattgaaataaaaaattgtaaactacaaaaaaaaaaaaaaaaaaaaaattgcaattataaattttattctattttttctcttttatatttctaaCCAGTATAACAAGAATTatcaataaatttatatatattgcattatttttatatattgatTCGGTTTTAAATCTGTTTAATTCTTCAAATTCgactaaaaagaaaaaaaaaaatattaacataagacaattaataaatttcaCATTCTTAAATAAAAGGATTTTActaattcattaaatataaatgtatataataaaaatgaataaatatttcaaataaaataagtgaTCAAAAGGggtattatttatttttatatttttttaataaggtattattttatatatacttatgtatattcatttaattactttatatatattttttttttataataaaattataaatatattttttatatatgcaaatttaaatacataaataaatatttcaattttttaaaaacatatatatatgtagtCATAAACAATGTTAAGGAATATATATACCTCTATCAAATTCtgatttttttctaaaattggagaattttttttttgcaaaaATATGATTTAACAGAATAGATATTCTTGAACCTGctcttaaaatattatttcttattaatCTTTCAAGTAGAAATTCCATTTCATAGGAAATTTCTAATTCTTTAGTTGTAtcaaaacaaaatttttcttctttaagTGTCATATAATTTGCAATAGAATTATCCATATAAAATTCCGAACAAAAATCACTCACAATCTCCTTAGcccaaatatatataacatctattccattttttttaaataaatcttCATCTTTTTTATGATCATTAAAAATTCTATTTACATGAGTCCATCCACTATACCAAGATGATTGATATTTTTgaatcattttatttataatttcattttccaaatattt encodes the following:
- a CDS encoding translation initiation factor SUI1, putative, encoding MFKNKITLTNKNFLGNKDRKKLVLNVKSTFFIEKEEDIDEILCKEDTSVCKIQNTKIIVYLSKNIPVLFCINNVIYPTVYTLWRFPNLIPCFVIYPPASEYLLRGADLMIPGICKEIDNLEKLKDGNVWGVRVFNNPYIFAVGQCLIEYKNNKELYNLKGKCLKLIHIFNDELWKLGSQIVPDKSFKNKVIDSVEDIVDNFSDFKIYDENRGKKEKKEKKEKKEKKIVQKKENKNDYFGWGSDTDTEQEKENSSQKFNGKNNVGKIREEKIKCKSVSNEKYLENFYKHFKVLIEKNNEAKNISYCLNYDNNKEKEQKMCAEKVRKVSKTNNLEEGNDKKEYDIDFGETEKNVDLNELDEINYEYMKKDLNSHEYCEKDINQKEEKSSKNGLDNCDKIKKTQHINKGYKDIEQEELEKRSDDSEIEHDANGTYEKKKFIKNRFKDIAEEEISTRTEISKNMFELNCEHQDLLLLYLFLEVLYYLNDDNLPLDVSGIYSRMTKECTYIHKNEKFLEELHKCNVSYEDIEKIKKNEIYITLDVKKSSYKKLIKFIQNCVKLKLIKVKEKRNIVSIVNICKENPLLTSYKPTPMNAKKKNNENEDENKNENENPKTDLINKGAQVLEFYMPTSKTLNIFRYVDVKTEKNSYFNIIQLKDIFKSYIKLENLQDKKDMHLINLNETLRLSLSIDDKVDRLPYETILNQFISTQQPCYSIIKPYANFDIEPIKIIKGICPSIHIYSVARMKGKKFVTHITNLYLFHLDLNKFSEYLQKQLACSCTISISPSTKKEEVLVQGNVVNQIYKILVNNYYLPKKYIVLNSKM
- a CDS encoding subunit of proteaseome activator complex, putative, which encodes MEGLLNKIDKIEPSDPIIREEYNKFKYDVTKQAIDSLKDRIPKRIIYFNNLVNVNSEPGTILDTKDLDSNSYKYKVNRIEENVRKKHKVNDLDDREKKKDTLDYNMKNYVNHEEKKIVIDEKVLYTHYVPSHKQIYSELEKIKAYASELIEIIGNIKLWIQLNVPRIEDGNNFGVGIQEEAIQELARVEESAFNLYDAIVKYYMERAKLSTKVIKYPNVYDYQEAIRELDEKEWIHIKITIIDMRNNYIMLYDLLYKNWEKVVKPKNEDAHHRMTF
- a CDS encoding apicoplast ribosomal protein L35 precursor, putative, translating into MKYFLFKLILFIFSLDFSDEKKNINVINKELYLNKVNDNIKRKINYIYFLKNKYSEKKEKKQRKLYKFLFIKMNINFIKNMNNFKLYVRGITNIKPKTNKSIAKRFKITKNGKLIRKKAGRNHMLRKKTSSNKSSLRKRTTIASGRIAKKYKSVIFK
- the PDF gene encoding peptide deformylase, putative; amino-acid sequence: MDILKYYLILILIEHYFTTSLEYIINKKVNFYIKYYKTNNTSKKKNVIIQLTRENDKEIKIVKYPNPILRKKCEEVVNFDENLKNTIRSMFNIMYENKGIGLSAPQVNISKRIIVWNALYEKRKAENERIFINPSIVEQSLIKTKAVEGCLSFPNIEGKIERPSIVSISYFDLNGNKHLKILKGIHSRIFQHEYDHLNGILFIDRMTQSEKKKIKAKLNQLIHEYKNIYSETPAI
- a CDS encoding P1 nuclease, putative, producing MIIKKKWCIKIFLFVISILCKKNKFFIKGFNNEGHEAIGMVAMSGLKSEQLYELKKLLSGKDLVDLGKWGHLVHEKIKQAESMHFNLQYNDCKNIKFTCEDKNGLCLINSIKYFYNKLLLPPGSDPNNDITFKYPRKITFTDSDSLKYLVTLISDMHQPLRISFLNDNGGKNINVTFYDSKSEKVKSDLFKYLENEIINKMIQKYQSSWYSGWTHVNRIFNDHKKDEDLFKKNGIDVIYIWAKEIVSDFCSEFYMDNSIANYMTLKEEKFCFDTTKELEISYEMEFLLERLIRNNILRAGSRISILLNHIFAKKKFSNFRKKSEFDRVEFEELNRFKTESIYKNNAIYINLLIILVILFTIFYFNFIMNRRNKMRLPSKINESELQEKCN